The Pyrus communis chromosome 14, drPyrComm1.1, whole genome shotgun sequence sequence CCATATCTACAAAAAATTAGCCGAAACAAAAATTATCATCCTTCAACAATTAACTAATCGTCACTAATAACACGCTGATGGAATGTCACCTTGAAATTATAACTAGCTAGTCTTGATTAAAAGGTTGATGGTGGGCATATCTGTAGTGGAAAGACAATGAGATAATATTTTGGAAGATGTATATACATAGAGAACTATTACAGTTCATCAAACTGTTTCTGTGTTTCATAAGTAGACATCGATCGTAACAAACAATTATTTCTCCTGGTGAGATATATATAATAACCAAATGGCCAAAGAACTAGTACAAAGTCTGCGGGTGACTAAATAAGTGACGCATTCAACACGATTGGTGGAAAGGCAAGTCCACCCCTAGAAATCTTTGGCAAATATAGTCACAAGGGTCCAACCCTCTCTCTGGCAGTTGCTGCAGCCAAATTTTGCTCCTACTCCCTTAAGGTGTCCCCACATGATCAAGAATATTGATCAGGCTAGTATTTTCTTAATCCCAATATTCTCTTTCTTCTCTACTATATATACCTGCTCTCCTCTGGACGTCTTTTCTTCAACTTCCCAACAGTTTACTACCAACACCATATTCCTATATTTCCCTGTTCTATTTTCATCATCTTATTAATTCAAAAAGCACTACACAGATGGAAGATCGCTCCAGAAACTCTATGATCGGAAGAGGTAATTCTTCTGATACAAGAACCACTCCTCAAGAGTCCCCTGAGGAGAGTAGTTGGACTATGTACTTGCAAGATTTCATGACAACCAATAGTCAAGACGATGACGATGACGAACGCAGTTCTTTCTCCTCATACGGTTATGAGAATTGTTCCATAATCTCCGACGCCGGTTCTTCAGTCACCCGAAAGTTTACTATTAATGGAGAAGTTTTAGGGTTTGGCGTGGTTGGAGGTTATAATAGATCTGGCGTCATGTTTAAGAGACAACCCAAAGAAGTTTTGCTTGATGATGCTTTGGAGGACACAGCTACTTCTCCAGTAAATAGTCCCAAGGTGGCTATCCTAATTCCTGATTGTTTTTTTGTTGGtccaatgttttttttaatcatgCTAGCTGTTTACAAGTCAAATGTTTAACTTATGCTTCCcagatttaattaatttcatttgTACTTTCATTAGATTTGTAATCTAAGCCGGTCAACTGTGGAACCAACACTCCAAAAAGATTATATAGACATACCTAATGCGGTAAAAAAGAAATTTACCACACTATTTTTTTATCTGTTTTCCTTTTATTGTAGCCTTGTCTTTTATTAATCTGGTGCTTATTTTTGCGAACATTGAGTTCTTAAACTGATGGTGTGCTTTGAATTTTTGCTCTTACAGGAGAAAGGAAGTACTTCTGGCCGGGTGGATGAGAGAAATGAATCGGGATTTATTGGGAGAGAGAGTGACTGCACAGAACTGAAGAAAAGAGGACTTTGCTTGGTTCCATTTTCTACGGTAGCAAACTATTTTGGATGAATCATTGCTATCATCGTCCATATTTACTAGTACCTCAGTGAATACGTatatctcttctctctctctctctcatgatcATTGATTCTGTACATAATGTGATCGATTGCTTTTATCATATGCTATTGAGCAAGTACACTTCATGTATCATCAATTTCAGCAATAACAAAATCAAAACCAGTTGTCCAGTAGCTGTAGACGATATATGTAGTCTTTTCCCGTTAGGTTTATAATATGATCACAATCATATAGTCATGGTATCAACAGTATCAATATTATAAACGACGTATCGACGGCATATGTACACTAGCATCTCTTGAAAGTGTGTAGTTAACCACGCTAGATTAAATTTGCATATACAAAATATAGCAGGCAGAATTAGTGTTTGATGAGGTAAGAGACATTAATTTATTGGGCcaaaactgcacaaattaacttgaTTATATTCGTCGAAACTGTCTTACAGTGAGGAAATCAAATAAGTTCATTGTTGAAGATCCCCACTAAAGGACCATTTTGTTGTAATATATCCCTTTTCGAATTTATCTTtaccttaaaaaataaacattaactACTAGACACATCAAAGAAAAACgcttgccacttagtactacgatttagtggtatttctcttcacttgcaaGTAAGAGGTtggtttaatttttgtcaaaggtaaatttgaaccatattattgctaacccattgtgaggttaagttcatcccctcccccttagtataaatattaatatcatttgttttattaaaaaaaacaaaaacaaaaacaaaaaaaacaaaaaaaaaaaaaaaaaaaaaaaaaaaaacaaacgtgGATTAGATTGCTTGTTTAAAAATATCAGAGATATACCATTCACACCGAAGACAAAGTACTAGACATACTCACATATCTGTCATCTGTGTACTGAAGAAACATCCTTTGTTAGTAGTCTTTCATTTGGATACCCAGCACATGCACATGCGGTTCCCTCACGTAACATTTTTTGGTTTATATGCTACATGTATATTCGCATTCTCTCACTACAAAGTGATTGAGCATTATCCAATTTTCTCATGATCGATGACTCACTCTTATCATCATTAGTATTTTCCTGGCAGAGATGGTTTCACCCAACCATTgcaaaattgaacttaaaagCGAGTTCGCTTTCTGTTTCGTCATTGTTATCTTATGTGGTATTGGTGACTTGCCGAATTTTTCTCATTAGATACACTTCGTCTGAGCTTTAACAAAGGCCGTCTACAGTCTACCGTTTTGTAATTCCTTTCTTCTTTAATTGGGTTGCCAATtttaagagagagagggagagagaatgagatgaagttgaatgttttaaatgtttaaaaaaaattaaaaattgggtGTGCGCATCCAGGGAATCGAACCCTGGTCAGTACCGTGGGAGGGTACTATGATACCACTACACCAGATGCGCTTGCTTTTTCTAAGGATTTATAGTAAGTGTACTTAATACATTTTCCcattttgttatttc is a genomic window containing:
- the LOC137716123 gene encoding vascular-related unknown protein 3-like isoform X1, with product MEDRSRNSMIGRGNSSDTRTTPQESPEESSWTMYLQDFMTTNSQDDDDDERSSFSSYGYENCSIISDAGSSVTRKFTINGEVLGFGVVGGYNRSGVMFKRQPKEVLLDDALEDTATSPVNSPKICNLSRSTVEPTLQKDYIDIPNAEKGSTSGRVDERNESGFIGRESDCTELKKRGLCLVPFSTVANYFG
- the LOC137716123 gene encoding vascular-related unknown protein 3-like isoform X2, with protein sequence MEDRSRNSMIGRGNSSDTRTTPQESPEESSWTMYLQDFMTTNSQDDDDDERSSFSSYGYENCSIISDAGSSVTRKFTINGEVLGFGVVGGYNRSGVMFKRQPKEVLLDDALEDTATSPVNSPKEKGSTSGRVDERNESGFIGRESDCTELKKRGLCLVPFSTVANYFG